From the Papilio machaon chromosome 13, ilPapMach1.1, whole genome shotgun sequence genome, the window TTTTGCAAGgcgcaataaatatattagatatggAACGTTCTCAAATATCGTTAGAACTTTTTAATAGACGCCTTATTATGcaaaaaggaaaattaaatgcaataaCACTATAAAAAAGCTATTAACATACCACGTTCGCATAATAAGTGAGATTCCATTTGTCACAGTCTAGTAGAGCATTCTCTTCAGAACAAAATTCGGAAACAAAATACGTAAAACCCTTATAATACGTCAACTCTTTCATAACTTCTTCTATATTAAAGTCATGATCTTCTCCAAATAacctgaaaaattaaaaaacaaataaaaagtaataagtagacatatttttaaaaactctaATTAAGTGATGACTTAGGCAATTCGATTCAACGTTCAAttttaggaaaataaaatgcCGAGAGCCAAGTTTCAATAGTTACCTGTCAGCAACCGCTTCAATACGCCTCATATTATCATTTTCGCATATCGCAATCGAAGGGAAATATGTATCCCAGTCTTTGTACGTTGTTTCAACTACGAAAGATATGGGATAATTCTGGTAAGCGTTGTACTGCGCCGCTATCAATTGAGACGAACCATACCAACATAGAGTTACGAATATTAACCAGaaaatcctaaaaaaatacatttatttcaacaaaatttatttcatattcgGCTACCTTGTACCTGATTACATTAACCTTATTAAATTGtagtaaataatgataaagctattaaaaatttatgaatagaaaattaaaagtataatttaacgaAAATTCGTCacaatgtaaagaaaaaaataaatacataacacagatagtgtaatttttaaattaaaaataaagtttggcATTATTTTTACCTCTCAGTCCAATGTCTATTATTATCTCCTATGAATCGAAAGCCGTGTATAGATGTAGTTTCAGgcaaactttttataacattccACCAAATCTCAAAATAGCTTTTGTACGTTTCccgatacattttttaacgTATTAAGTCACGCTAGAGAATtgtaaatggaaataaaaacatagttttttcttatatttattgaaaatgatTCAAATCAAAGCAAATTATACctgaataaaatatgaacaaatttTGTTAGAATTTTGTGTTTATCGAATAAATCATAATTGTATTTGTGAGAACGTACATCTGTTTCTATTGTTGTtgctttaaatatgtttttgagtgccaattattttgtttttatcatctATGATACAAAGATAACGTTATCATTACACTTTTTGAACGttaaagaataatataaaagtaatttaaagccATTTCCACTTAGctcaacaaataaaataaattaattattaacatcaatacgtttaaaaaattatttatctttgctTTAATAAACAAGCTTTAAAACACGATTTAAGGCAAAAATACTACAACTGTCACACTGTCACCGCTTTTCTTCATTTTCACTGCTGGTTTTAATCTTCATTGTCTGAACATCTTACTATCGTATTTCCACCTCGATGGTCCAACCAATTCATTCCAATACAAGGAAGGATATCTCTTTATGGTATCGTGTCGAGACGACCCCAACGCCGCCATGTTCTTTTCCCGCCGACGCTTCTTTATTTCCCGCCACAATTTGACAGTAAAGAAGTATACAAACTCCATCGCTGAGACAAAGCTGAAGCCGGTGACAAAGCCACACGTTGAGCCGATGTTACCTaagcaaatatattaaatttaatttcatagtaTTACATATCATTTAAATACCACGATCTTACAAAAGACAGACACACAAGCCTTACTCCACACatcttttacttatttttgtattgatttCAACACAGTTCTACTTCTCAgacagtaatttatatataatacgtACTGATCAAGTCAAACCAtttcataataacattttgCCCGTAGCAGTCGGCTACTTCCCTGCCATATTTCACGTGCACAATGGAGGTTCCGGTGAAATTCGCACCTCGACTGAAACAAACGTTGTTTAACTTACTCTATAGAACAGAACGAACATGTTCTAACACTATTCATTGAAACTTTAGTTGTTTAACTTCCAACGCTGCGGTAACAGTTCTATAGTTTGAAGGTATAACATACGAATCTATTGTAAAGAAGTAAAACccgttcataataacatgagATCTTCAACTAATTACGTTATTAAGGCTTATTAGTAACTACAGTATAGAAAAGTGCTAGTGACACTAATAAACTTGCTTTCATTGATCTATGTCCCCCTAGTTACTGGTTGCTAAGCActtcaaatttgtttttaaaacaaacactaatataatgtcaaaaaacatttgactttaatacaaaatttttatagtttataaaataatttatcaaaatgtcCAATGACAGTGATAAACAAGGTTTAGTTTCAGTGGACTATGAAGTATTTGGTAAGGTCCAAGGTGTATACTTTAGGAAGCATACGCAAAGAAAAGCCGCTGGATTAGGTCTCAAAGGTTGGGTGAAGAATACTGCTCAAGGGACGGTCGTCGGACAACTACAAGGTCCTAAAAATGCAGCCAGAGAAATGAAGACATGGCTCCGTGAAGTCGGTAGCCCTAAATCGAAGATTGAAAAAGTCGCCTTCAAAAACGAATGCCCAATTGCTACCTACACTTTTAAGAATTTCGAGATACgtcgataattttttataaactaaatttgaTTGAGTAGTGTGATTACaattgtatttgatttatttaccatataaatatagacagttattttatttaaaaaaacatcatattAACGTTGTATATTgtaatactataatttattcaccgtttcaaatattttagatggaaatgtcctctttaaaataaattaacaaattttacttaCAGCCAATCAACTCTGTCATTATCCGGAACACTGTTCAAGTAGTCTGGATAAATTCTAACATTCGTAAAGTCATAATTGTATGCAGTTTTAGAACAAGTTGGATAACACATCGGGCAATTGATACCTCCATCGACGATGTTCATTTCCAACTCGAATGGTATTTGATAGACATTCGGGCGGACTGTGATTGATTGTGCTGcaataaatttacttacatttaaacatattaaataacatttctatattaaaCACTTCAGAGTGATTAATACTCTACTAATACCAAATGTTTTTAGAGTACAGTGTGGAGTacacaaatatatacatttttcataGGATAATACAGAAGTTTATATTCGGATAGTACATCTTATTACTGTTAAGACTTCAATCAAGTTATGATGTGTAAATATCTTATCAGTCGGGCAATAATTACACTAATTCTCAATCATCTTACCATTATAAATTCTAAGGCAAGGCACGTCTCTCATATCGCAAGTCCTCGTGTTTAGCATTTTGGGCATATTAAAAGGTGTGCAATTACAGTTAGCGAGTAGAAAGGACATCCGACATTTAAGCATACAGTCACTGTGAGTGTAGAAGGAGAGGTACTGGGATTCATCGTAGAAGAGGCATTGACGTAACTTGACTGGGACGTGCTGGATGTCACGTGAGGCTTCGGTGAAGCTTGCAGTCACTAGTACGGTCATCTacggaaaaaaaatgttttttttttatttaaatcaatgtgtacaatgttacaaaaattattgaaagtaaacgatatatataataaaataataaaaacctgCACATTTGGACTAATGATTTGCATTGAAAAACTTCCACTGGGTGCATCTGGGAAATCGTATGCATCAGAAAACTGCAACTGGAACAAAAAACAGGTAAGTATACGCGTGTTTCGGAAGTGAAAATTCTGGGATATTGTTGTAAAATACATACTTGTGCACCTTGTAAAGGACGATTGTAGTAGAAGTCATCACTTCCATTGAGTCGCATCAAAATTTTCAATCCTTGATCGAAATCAAAACTCGATTTGTTGCCGTATTTATACATGTCAATGCTACGACTTATTTCGGTTGTGCTGAAAGTATATACTGCTTATACAATTTGCACTACcgaaatcttactaatcttataaatgcgaatgtttagatggatggctggatgcatggatggatgtttgaaggtatctccggaacagccgaacggatcttgatgaaatttggtacagatatagaacatagtctggaagaatacataggttacttataaattttcttcCTAATTCTGCgcgacgtagtcgcgggcgacagctagtatttgtataaaagcatattgttatttctgttaaaCTCTAAAAAACcgaaataacaatgtttttgtacgaATTTCGATATTAAGCTCACAAGTATGTTCTGTTCTTCGTGTCTTTACAGCCAGTAACAGCATTATAAACTTGCTccacattatttgaaagaacGTTTTAAGTTTACATATCTCACTCATGACCACACCTTGCGTTCTAGTACAAACTTTTCTCTTCTTACTCCTTCACACACCTCTTCTTTCTACTCAAAATCGTTCACGGTTTACGCTGTGAAACTATGGAACTCCTTACCTCTCTCTATTAGATGCAGTAAAAGTAttgaatcgtttaaaaaacatgtcaaagaTCACTATCTGCAGCTCTAATTTGGCTATATAttgctgaaatattgtattattttattttctcttattaatatttctattgtttttatttttatttcttatcactgTTCGTGTGCACCCTAccgatttggtttacttagcttaatttctacccaaaggttgtctggcagagatcgctgcttagcgataagaccgccttttgtgaaaatcctgttgtacattcttttttgtaactccatgatagtgcacaataaagtatatttgtatttgtatttgtatttgtataaaaatatacttactcTTTAAACATGCCGTCAGATCtccttaaataattaaaagtacaaCAGTATCCGTTCATTGTCAGTCGGAAGTCGAACAGCTTGGAGCAATTCTTAGGCTCATCATTCCACGCACAGCGTAGTAGGAGATCTTCGCATCGGGGTGTTAACTaggatgaaataaaatataaaatgctaacaattataaagtaaGTACTTATTTAAAGCGTAGAAAATGTTGGTTTTTAAAATGCTGGTAAAAGTTCTTCGCTAAAACTCTGTTCAATTATATGATTATTGATAATtcttgattttgttttaataaacttgttaAATATGTTACCTAATACAACTTGAGCCTtagtattaagaaaaaaaaaacgtctcGAAAATAGCCACATAAAagacataacataaatatttattattcactgAATTAACAAAGTGTTTGAACatgtaatatgtttattgatatttaaccGATCTGAATATACGTTTTCGAAATAAgcattatttaatgttacattttagtaTCAACTACATAAGTCTCTCGATACCGGATCGGTAAGACTTGAGAAAAATTCCACTTGCGTTTATGTAACATTAAGTTCACAACAATCTGAATTAACTCGGTCAAAGTTTGTTGGTCACATTATAAAGTTGCAAATGGTCACAGGCCTAGAAGATTCTTACATCATACGATACAAGAAAACCTTGAAATACATTTCCTATTTTCTGAATATTTGATGTAGATTTAATAACGTCGATATATTTTGAAACacacaacaattttaaatgacgTCTTCCCATTCAAAAGATGAATGAAAATCATCTATTGTAAAAGTAAGTGCCGACTtacgaaaacaaaaaagacGTCTATCCCAAATTAAACAGAATAAGcaattttaactaataaattacaaggagagttaaataagatattttatttaaggaaaataatttgtgGTATCTGTAGATGTTCCAGTTATCTACACTTAGCCGAGGGCTATCGTAAGACGTGACGTCATCGGTGCACTAACTAGGACCACTTATGTAATTATCGGAGCCAGTGAATGTGAACCTTTACTTACGTTCCTCATAAGTTCATTGACATCGTAGACGCCGAGCGCGCGGTGCAGTTGCATAGGCTTGACCACTTCATCATCCATAGGGTCTATGTTGTACAACATACCAAGACCCACTAGTAGCGACAGCATTCCTTCTTCGTCGTACATCTTATTGCGTTCTTCTTTAACACTTTTGAgtcacaaaacaaaaatattagtatactgttttaaattaaatattaataaaagatattgaaaaaatcaactaatttatgatttcaataacattttatatgaaaatttaaaattactttttaattattttattgaacatCTTCatcatttgtaacaaaatttcatttatggTTAATTTCTACAATTTCTGTTTTTGTTATCACAAAAGCAATCATGAATGTTCCTGGCCATGTACCCACCAAACagaatttaatctttttttataacatttgacTTACAGCTTCCGCGCCAGTTCGGTGATCGCTCGTTTACTAATTCGATTATTAGAACAGATGCCGACTGCAGGGAATATGATTTTGCTGACGGATACGCCCGCCGGCATCTGTGTGGTCACCAGCGGCGCGCGGTAGTACTTCCTGAACGTTAAGTACACCAGCGAAACAGAGCAGATTAAAGCACTTATCATCGTTATTATCCATATTACTCtgtggaaaataaaaaaaacaaaagcattatttaactaaaaaaaaacaatattcacCTCTACCCCTATGAAAGTTTCATTGAAGTTTTATTCAGAACTTTATGTGGTCTTTTTGTAGAAgggttgtaaaaa encodes:
- the LOC106717707 gene encoding sodium channel protein Nach, translated to MISALICSVSLVYLTFRKYYRAPLVTTQMPAGVSVSKIIFPAVGICSNNRISKRAITELARKLVKEERNKMYDEEGMLSLLVGLGMLYNIDPMDDEVVKPMQLHRALGVYDVNELMRNLTPRCEDLLLRCAWNDEPKNCSKLFDFRLTMNGYCCTFNYLRRSDGMFKDTTEISRSIDMYKYGNKSSFDFDQGLKILMRLNGSDDFYYNRPLQGAQLQFSDAYDFPDAPSGSFSMQIISPNVQMTVLVTASFTEASRDIQHVPVKLRQCLFYDESQYLSFYTHSDCMLKCRMSFLLANCNCTPFNMPKMLNTRTCDMRDVPCLRIYNAQSITVRPNVYQIPFELEMNIVDGGINCPMCYPTCSKTAYNYDFTNVRIYPDYLNSVPDNDRVDWLRGANFTGTSIVHVKYGREVADCYGQNVIMKWFDLISNIGSTCGFVTGFSFVSAMEFVYFFTVKLWREIKKRRREKNMAALGSSRHDTIKRYPSLYWNELVGPSRWKYDSKMFRQ